Within the Rhizobium grahamii genome, the region CGCGCGATCTATACGAGACGGTTCGCGCACTGCCCATCGTAAGCCCGCACGGGCATACGGAGCCGTCGTGGTTTGCCGACGACAAGCCGTTCGAGGATGCGTCTTCGCTCCTCGTCATCCCCGATCATTATCTCTTCCGCATGCTCCACAGCGTCGGCGTCAAGCTCGACGATCTCGGCGTTCCGCGCCTGGACGGCAAGCCGGTCGCCAAGGGTCGCGACATCTGGCGCGCCTTTGCCGCGCAGTATCATCTCTTCCGCGGCACGCCCTCCAGCCTCTGGGTCGATCACGCGGTGTCGGCCATCCTCGGCTGCGAGGAGCCGTTGACGCGAGGGAATGCCGATGCGCTCTACGATCATATCAATGCGCAGCTGGCGCTGCCGGAATTCCGCCCGCGCGCCCTGCACAAGCGTTTCGGCATCGAGACGATCGCCACGACCGAAGGCGCTCTCGATCCGCTGGTGCATCACCAGAAAATGGCGGAAGACGGCTGGATCGGCCGCGTCCGCACCACCTACCGGCCGGATAGCGTCACCGACCCGGATGCCGTCGGCTTCCGCGAAAACCTCGTCCGGCTTGGCGAACTGACCGGTTGCGACGTGACGAAGTGGGATGAGTTGATCGATGCCCATCGCAAGCGCCGCGCCTATTTCCGCCAATTTGGCGCAACCGCCACCGACCATGGTGTTCCGACCGCTTTCACGGCGGACCTGCCGCTCGCCGACAAGCAGCGCCTTCTCGACAAGGCGTACAAGGGCACGCTGAGTGCCGAGGAAGCGGAGCTTTTCCGCGGCCAGATGCTCACCGAAATGGCGGGGCTTTCGGCCGAAGACGGCATGACGATGCAGATCCATGCCGGCTCGCGCCGCAATACCGATCGCGAACTGTTCCAGACTCGCGGTCCGAATATGGGCGCGGACATCCCGACACCGACCGACTGGGTCGGCGGCCTCTCTGCCATGCTGGCAAAGTACGGCCATGCGCCGGGTCTTCGCGTGCTGCTGTTTACGCTCGACGAGACGACCTATGCCCGCGAGCTGGCGCCGATGGCCGGCCATTGGCCATGCCTGATGATCGGCCCGCCCTGGTGGTTCCACGACAGCCCGAACGGCATTCGCCGCTATCTAGACCAGGTGGTGGAGACGGCAGGCTTCGCCAATCTGGCGGGCTTCAACGACGATACGCGGGCACTTCTGTCGATCCCGGCCCGCCACGATGTCTGGCGCCGCGAGGTCTGCCGTTTCCTGGCACAGTTCGTGACCGAACACCGGATGTCCCGCACGGAAGCCGAGATCGTCGCCGGCGAACT harbors:
- the uxaC gene encoding glucuronate isomerase gives rise to the protein MDVGNGFLHPDRLFPADPATRTVARDLYETVRALPIVSPHGHTEPSWFADDKPFEDASSLLVIPDHYLFRMLHSVGVKLDDLGVPRLDGKPVAKGRDIWRAFAAQYHLFRGTPSSLWVDHAVSAILGCEEPLTRGNADALYDHINAQLALPEFRPRALHKRFGIETIATTEGALDPLVHHQKMAEDGWIGRVRTTYRPDSVTDPDAVGFRENLVRLGELTGCDVTKWDELIDAHRKRRAYFRQFGATATDHGVPTAFTADLPLADKQRLLDKAYKGTLSAEEAELFRGQMLTEMAGLSAEDGMTMQIHAGSRRNTDRELFQTRGPNMGADIPTPTDWVGGLSAMLAKYGHAPGLRVLLFTLDETTYARELAPMAGHWPCLMIGPPWWFHDSPNGIRRYLDQVVETAGFANLAGFNDDTRALLSIPARHDVWRREVCRFLAQFVTEHRMSRTEAEIVAGELSYGNAKKAYKL